The following coding sequences lie in one Montipora foliosa isolate CH-2021 chromosome 11, ASM3666993v2, whole genome shotgun sequence genomic window:
- the LOC137976813 gene encoding secreted protein C-like, protein MARDCPSPRNSWGTAQVSGAAQGAPSRQAVVSGEGASAVGDVQASSSIGVGSWASLADLRDNELTPLSENSGDDPVESTPQLFSDSSGSSGPVSDNSIIVGHGASAPSSGNGVVSHGATGPVHPSKDNSTSSFNVPGAVSHVASGSMRLSGADSVTGKDSSNDSGSVSAGGVVSHGATGPVHPNNDNSTGSVNVPGAVSHVASGSMRLSGTDSVTPNVSAGGL, encoded by the coding sequence ATGGCCCGTGATTGCCCAAGCCCCCGCAATTCATGGGGCACTGCTCAGGTGTCTGGTGCTGCTCAAGGTGCCCCATCTCGCCAGGCCGTCGTGTCGGGGGAGGGCGCCTCTGCTGTTGGGGATGTCCAGGCCTCGTCGTCCATAGGTGTTGGTAGCTGGGCGTCTCTTGCTGATCTGCGTGACAATGAGTTGACGCCCCTGTCTGAGAACTCTGGGGATGACCCCGTCGAGTCCACCCCTCAGCTCTTTTCTGATTCCAGCGGGTCCTCTGGCCCGGTTTCTGATAATAGTATCATAGTTGGACATGGGGCCTCTGCCCCCAGTAGTGGTAATGGGGTTGTAAGTCATGGAGCCACTGGCCCCGTGCACCCCAGTAAGGATAATAGTACTAGTAGTTTTAATGTGCCTGGGGCTGTAAGTCATGTGGCCAGTGGCTCCATGCGCCTCAGTGGTGCCGACAGTGTTACTGGTAAGGATAGTTCTAATGATAGTGGTAGTGTAAGTGCAGGTGGGGTTGTAAGCCATGGAGCCACTGGCCCCGTGCACcccaataatgataatagtactGGTAGTGTTAATGTGCCCGGGGCTGTAAGTCATGTGGCCAGTGGCTCCATGCGCCTCAGTGGTACCGATAGTGTTACTCCTAATGTAAGTGCAGGAGGGTTGTAA